The genomic region CACTGCAGACACTATGAAGCTAACTGCACTGAGTTCACACTGCAGACACTATGAAGCTAACTGCACTGAGTTCACACTGCAGACACTAGGAAGCTAACTGCACTGAGTTCACACTGCAGACACTAGGAAGCTAACTGCACTGAGTTCACACTGCAGACACTAGGAAGCTAACTGCACTGAGTTCACACTGCAGACACTAAGAAGCTAACTGCACTGAGTTCACACTGCAGACACTATGAAGCTAACTGTACTGAGTTCACACTGCAGACACTAGGAAGCTAACTGCACTGAGTTCACACTGCAGACACTATGAAGCTAACTGCACTGAGTTCACACTGCAGACACTATGAAGCTAACTGCACTGAGTTCACACTGCAGACACTATGAAGCTAACTGAACTGAGTTCACACTGCAGACACTAGGAAGCTAACTGAACTGAGTTCACACTGCAGACACTATGAAGCTAACTGAACTGAGTTCACACTGCAGACACTATGAAGCTAACTGCACTGAGTTCACACTGCAGACACTATGAAGCTAACTGCACTGAGTTCACACTGCAGACACTATGAAGCTAACTGCACTGAGTTCACACTGCAGACACTAGAAAGCTAACTGAACTGAGTTcacagagacatcagtatctagcctgtctgtcagagtgtcaggtctctctccattcagagacatcagtatctagcctgtctgtcagagtgtcaggtctctctccattcagagacatcagtatctagcctgtctgtcagagtgccaggtctctgtccattcagagacatcagtatctagcctgtctgtcagagtgccaggtctctgtccattcagagacatcagtatcagagacatcagtatccagcctgtctgtcagagtgccaggtctctgtccattcagagacatcagtatctagcctgtctgtcagagtgataggtctctctccattcagagacatcagtatctagcctgtctgtcagagtgtcaggtctctctccattcagagacatcagtatctagcctgtctgtcagagtgtcaggtctctgtccattcagagacatcagtatcagagacatcagtatctagcctgtctgtcagagtggcaggtctctgtccattcagagacatcagtatctagcctgtctgtcagagtgtcaggtctctgtccattcagagacatcagtatcagagacatcagtatctagcctgtctgtcagagtgtcaggtctctgtccattcagagacatcagtatcagagacatcagtatctagcctgtctgtcagagtgtcaggtctctgtccattcagagacatcagtatcagagacatcagtatctagcctgtctgtcagagtgtcaggtctctctccattcagagacatcagtatcagagacatcagtatcagagacatcagtatctagcctgtctgtcagagtgccaggtctctgtccattcagagacatcagtatcagagacatcagtatctagcctgtctgtcagagtgtcaggtctctgtccattcagagacatcagtatctagcctgtctgtcagagtgccaggtctctgtccattcagagacatcagtatcagagacatcagtatctagcctgtctgtcagagtgtcaggtctctgtccattcagagacatcagtatctagcctgtctgtcagagtgtcaggtctctgtccattcagagacatcagtatcagagacatcagtatctagcctgtctgtcagtctggacttCATCACATCATCTTGTAGATCTCCATGTGCTGGCTGCAgacatgtttctgtgaacacattcacacactgttCTTTTACCAATGGTAGTCAGGATAGGTCCTATCTGAAACACAGACAGCCACAAACCCACAGTAGCTAGGTTTACATCCAATTGGCGACATATTTTCATGCAGATATTCTAAAATctgaataaaaacaatatgcacattttcccaccagagatgtgtttccatcacatgTTCTTGTTGCAGATAAAGGTctgtgatgacatagtgcacataaaATACCTTTTGCAGATAAAGTGCCATGTACCAAATAACAAATACAAATTAGTGTCCATCGTATTTTacactctactgatggttttgtcacaaataGTGAATGGTCCAAGTCTGGTATTGACACGTGCGCTCTGGCCAACTTCTGGCTGATACGGTGGGGGTATAGCCCACTGATACGGTGGGGGTATAGCCCACTGATACGGTGGGGGTATAGCCCACTGATACGGTGGGGGTATAGCCCACTGATACGGTGGGGGTATAGCCCACTGATACGGTGGGGGTATAGCCCACTGATACGGTGGGAGTATAGCCCACTGATACGGTGGGAGTATAGCCCACTGATACGGTGGGGGTATAGCCCACTGATACGGTGGGGGTATAGCCCACTGATACGGTGGGAGTATAGCCCACTGATACGGTGGGGGTATAGCCCACTGATACGGTGGGAGTATAGCCCACTGATACGGTGGGAGTATAGCCCACTGATACGGTGGGGGTATAGCCCAGTGATACCGTGGGGGTATAGCCCACTGATACGGTGGGGGTATAGCCCACTGATACGGTGGGAGTATAGCCCACTGATACGGTGGGAGTATAGCCCACTGATACGGTGGGGGTATAGCCCAGTGATACCGTGGGGGTATAGCCCACTGATACGGTGGGGGTATAGCCCACTGATACGGTGGGGGTATAGCCCAGTGATACCGTGGGGGTATAGCCCACTGATACGGTGGGAGTATAGCCCACTGATACGGTGGGGGTATAGCCCACTGATACGGTGGGGGTATAGCCCACTGATACGGTGGGAGTATAGCCCACTGATACGGTGGGAGTATAGCCCACTGATACGGTGGGAGTATAGCCCACTGATACGGTGGGGGTATAGCCCACTGATACGGTGGGAGTATAGCCCACTGATACGGTGGGGGTATAGCCCACTGATACGGTGGGGGTATAGCCCACTGATACGGTGGGAGTATAGCCCACTGATACGGTGGGGGTATAGTCCACTGATACGGTGGGGGTATAGTCCACTGATACGGTGGGGGTATAGTCCACTGATACGGTGGGGGTATAGCCCACTGATACGGTGGGGGTATAGCCCACTGATACGGTGGGAGTATATCCCACTGATACGGTGGGAGTATATCCCACTGATACGGTGGGAGTATAGCCCACTGATACGGTGGGGGTATAGCCCACTGATACGGTGGGGGTATAGCCCACTGATACGGTGGGAGTATAGCCCACTGATACGGTGGGAGTATAGCCCACTGATACGGTGGGGGTATAGCCCACTGATACGGTGGGAGTATAGCCCACTGATACGGTGGGAGTATAGCCCACTGATACGGTGGGGGTATAGCCCACTGATACGGTGGGGGTATAGCCCACTGATACGGTGGGGGTATAGCCCACTGATACGGTGGGGGTATAGCCCACTGATACGGTGGGGGTATAGCCCACATGATACGGTGGGGGTATAGCCCACTGATACGGTGGGGGTATAGCCCACTGATACGGTGGGAGTGTAGCCCACTGATACGGTGGGGGTATAGCCCACTGATACGGTGGGGGTATAGCCCACATGATACGGTGGGGGTATAGCCCACATGAGGACATTATTATGGACTAAAGAGAGAGATTATTTCTACATGTCAAATAGCAGCCAAttatcgatcatcatgtcaccaaaaTAAGAATCTTGATATTTATTGGACGGGATCAATACCATCACCTTGCCCTCACCTTGCCCTCACCTTGCCCTCACCTTGCCCTCACCTTGCCCGCACCTTGCCCTCACCTTGCCCTCACCTTGCCCTCACCTTGCCCTCACCTTGCCCTCACCTTGCCCTCACCTTGCCCTCACCTTGCCCGCACCTTGCCCTCACCTTGCCCTCACCTTGCCCTCACCTTGCCATCACCTTGCCCGCACCTTGCCCTCACCTTGCCCTCACCTTGCCCTCACCTTGCCCTCACCTTGCCATCACCTTGCCCGCACCTTGCCCTCACCTTGCCCTCACCTTGCCCTCACCTTGCCATCACCTTGCCCTCACCTTGCCCTCACCTTGCCCTCACCTTGCCCTCACCTTGCCCATTTACCAAGTTCATCATAACACGTTTCACATGTCTCCTGATAacctgcatggtttcctgagttgTAGTGGTACGACCAAACGGCATGTAATCATGAGTCCAAAgttactttgatatgatggttattatatcaatatttgtgcataaaagtGTTTCCACCGCCGTTTGTCACATAaataattttacagacacaaaaatatACTACCTTGTCTAGCccattttgttttgtcgacatttacAAAGTTTACCGACAAATTAgttgtttccatcaggcctgtcgtgacagttttttttttatccaacatgttTTTTACTCGCattaaaaggttggatggaaacctggttaatgtTGAAGAACAAGTCAGATAAAACCCACCGAATTATGGTCTCTGCATCAAACTACTGAGGCTGCCGTCTGGCAAAATCATCTCCAGTTCATctgtagaaataggcagagttGAGACAGAGTCCATCTGTAGAAATAGGCAGTTGAGACAGAGTTCATctgtagaaataggcagagttGAGACAGAGTCCATctgtagaaataggcagagttGAGACAGAGTCCATctgtagaaataggcagagttGAGACAGAGTCCGTctgtagaaataggcagagttGAGACAGAGTCCGTctgtagaaataggcagagttGAGACAGAGTCCATctgtagaaataggcagagttGAGACAGAGTCCATctgtagaaataggcagagttGAGACAGAGTCCATctgtagaaataggcagagttGAGACAGAGTCCATctgtagaaataggcagagttGAGACAGAGTCCATctgtagaaataggcagagttGAGACAGAGTCCATctgtagaaataggcagagttGAGACAGAGTCCATctgtagaaataggcagagttGAGACAGAGTCCATctgtagaaataggcagagttGAGACAGAGTCCATctgtagaaataggcagagttGAGACAGAGTCCGTctgtagaaataggcagagttGAGACAGAGTCCGTctgtagaaataggcagagttGAGACAGAGTCCATctgtagaaataggcagagttGAGACAGAGTCCGTctgtagaaataggcagagttGAGACAGAGTCCATctgtagaaataggcagagttGAGACAGAGTCCGTctgtagaaataggcagagttGAGACAGAGTCCGTctgtagaaataggcagagttGAGACAGAGTCCATctgtagaaataggcagagttGAGACAGAGTCCATctgtagaaataggcagagttGAGACAGAGTCCATctgtagaaataggcagagttGAGACAGAGTCCGTCTGTGACACGTGGAATGAAAAGGGTGCTGTATTACCGGACATGTGTGCTGTATGATGTTATTAGTAATCACCTCATAGTGGGTGTGTTGAGTACCGGGTCTCTCTGCATCTCATGCCTCTgtgaacacatacacatacacacagtcactgttctattaccaatggcagttaggGATAGGTGATATCTGACACACGAACAGGTACTATGTTGAAGATTGAACAGGTCATACTAAACCTACCTAATTCTGTTCTTCCAATGGATGGCCTTTGGTGAGCAGACAAGATGTGAGGCTGGAGGTGAGGTCTTGCCAGAGCAGTGTAGATTAGCACCTGGCTCTTCATCAAAGATACTGATCAGTCACACACACTTTATGTTTCACAATAGGGTTACCAAATGTATCAAAGTAAGGAAGTGGGTTACCTTCTGTATTTGTACAAATGATGAGTCTGTGAAATTTGTTGCCGCTGACTGGTGAAGGTTGCTGACCAGGTGCTTGTAACAccttcataggaatgttcacagtgaggtcatgtctgtctgttccagtcatatgaatgctcacagtgaggtcatgtctgtctgttccagtcatatgaatgctcacagtgagggcatgtctgtctgttccagtcatatgaatgttcacagtgagggcatgtctgtctgttccagtcatatgaatgctcacagtgaggtcatgtctctctgttccagtcatatgaatgctcacagtgaggtcatgtctctctgttccagtcatatgaatgctcacagtgaggtcatgtctctctgttccagtcatatgaatgctcacagtgaggtcatgtctctctgttccagtcatatgaatgttcacagtgaggtcatgtctctctgttccagtcatatgaatgttcacagtgaggtcatgtctgtctgttccagtcatatgaatgctcacagtgaggtcatgtctgtctgttccagtcatatgaatgctcacagtgaggtcatgtctgtctgttccagtcatatgaatgttcacagtgaggtcatgtctgtctgttccattcataggaatgttcacagagaggtcatgtctgtctgttccagtcatatgaatgttcacagtgaggtcatgtctgtctgttccagtcatatgaatgttcacagtgaggtcatgtctgtctgttccagtcatatgaatgttcacagtgaggtcatgtctgtctgttccagtcatatgaatgctcacagtgaggtcatgtctctctgttccagtcatatgaatgctcacagtgaggtcatgtctctctgttccagtcatatgaatgttcacagtgaggtcatgtctctctgttccagtcatatgaatgttcacagtgaggtcatgtctctctgttccagtcatatgaatgctcacagtgaggtcatgtctgtctgttccagtcatatgaatgctcacagtgaggtcatgtctgtctgttccagtcatatgaatgttcacagtgagggcatgtctctctgttccagtcatatgaatgctcacagtgagggcatgtctgactgttccagtcatatgaatgttcacagtgaggtcatgtctctctgttccagtcatatgaatgttcacagtgaggtcatgtctgtctgttccagtcatatgaatgttcacagtgagggagtgtctgtctgttccagtcatatgaatgctcacagtgagggcatgtctgactgttccagtcatatgaatgttcacagtcaggtcatgtctgtctgttccagtcatatgaatgttcacagtgaggtcatgtctctctgttccagtcatatgaatgctcacagtgagggcgtgtctctctgttccagtcatatgaatgttcacagtgaggtcatgtctgtctgttccagtcatatgaatgttcacagtgagggcatgtctgtctgttccagtcatatgaatgctcacagtgagggcgtgtctctctgttccagtcatatgaatgctcacagtgagggcatgtctgtctgttccagtcatatgaatgttcacagtgaggtcatggctgtctgttccagtcatatgaatgttcacagtgaggtcatgtctgtctgttccagtcatatgaatgctcacagtgaggtcatgtctctctgttccagtcatatgaatgctcacagtgagggcgtgtctctctgttccagtcatatgaatgttcacagtgaggtcatgtctgtctgttccagtcatatgaatgttcacagtgagggcatgtctgtctgttccagtcatatgaatgctcacagtgagggcgtgtctctctgttccagtcatatgaatgctcacagtgagggcatgtctgtctgttccagtcatatgaatgttcacagtgaggtcatggctgtctgttccagtcatatgaatgttcacagtgagggcatgtctctctgttccagtcatacgaatgctcacagtgagggcatgtctgactgttccagtcatatgaatgttcacagtgaggtcatgtctctctgttccagtcatatgaatgttcacagtgaggtcatgtctgtctgttccagtcatatgaatgttcacagtgagggagtgtctgtctgttccagtcatatgaatgctcacagtgagggcatgtctgactgttccagtcatatgaatgttcacagtcaggtcatgtctgtctgttccagtcatatgaatgttcacagtgaggtcatgtctctctgttccagtcatatgaatgctcacagtgagggcgtgtctctctgttccagtcatatgaatgttcacagtgaggtcatgtctgtctgttccagtcatatgaatgttcacagtgagggcatgtctgtctgttccagtcatatgaatgctcacagtgagggcgtgtctctctgttccagtcatatgaatgctcacagtgagggcatgtctgtctgttccagtcatatgaatgttcacagtgaggtcatggctgtctgttccagtcatatgaatgttcacagtgaggtcatgtctgtctgttccagtcatatgaatgctcacagtgaggtcatgtctctctgttccagtcatatgaatgctcacagtgaggtcatgtctctctgttccagtcatatgaatgttcacagtgaggtcatgtctctctgttccagtcatatgaatgttcacagtgaggtcatgtctgtctgttccagtcatatgaatgctcacagtgaggtcatgtctgtctgttccagtcatatgaatgctcacagtgaggtcatgtctgtctgttccagtcatatgaatgttcacagtgagggcatgtctctctgttccagtcatatgaatgttcacagtgagggcatgtctctctgttccagtcatatgaatgctcacagtgagggcatgtctgactgttccagtcatatgaatgttcacagtgaggtcatgtctctctgttccagtcatatgaatgttcacagtgaggtcatgtctgtctgttccagtcatatgaatgttcacagtgaggtcatgtctgtctgttccagtcatatgaatgctcacagtgagggcatgtctgactgttccagtcatatgaatgttcacagtcaggtcatgtctgtctgttccagtcatatgaatgttcacagtgaggtcatgtctctctagtccagtcatatgaatgctcacagtgagggcgtgtctctctgttccagtcatatgaatgttcacagtgaggtcatgtctgtctgttccagtcatatgcatgttcacagtgagggcatgtctgtctgttccagtcatatgaatgctcacagtgagggcgtgtctctctgttccagtcatatgaatgctcacagtgagggcatgtctgtctgttccagtcatatgaatgttcacagtgaggtcatgtctgtctgttccagtcatatgaatgctcacagtgaggtcatgtctgtctgttccagtcatatgaatgctcacagtgaggtcatgtctgtctgttccagtcatatgaatgttcacagtgaggtcatgtctgtctgttccagtcatatgaatgttcacagtgaggtcatgtctgtctgttccattcataggaatgttcacagagaggtcatgtctgtctgttccagtcatatgaatgttcacagtgaggtcatgtctgtctgttccagtcatatgaatgt from Salvelinus namaycush isolate Seneca unplaced genomic scaffold, SaNama_1.0 Scaffold2521, whole genome shotgun sequence harbors:
- the LOC120039086 gene encoding extensin-2-like — translated: MWAIPPPYQWAIPPPYQWATLPPYQWAIPPPYQWAIPPPYHVGYTPTVSVGYTPTVSVGYTPTVSVGYTPTVSVGYTPTVSVGYTPTVSVGYTPTVSVGYTPTVSVGYTPTVSVGYTPTVSVGYTPTVSVGYTPTVSVGYTPTVSVGYTPTVSVGYTPTVSVGYTPTVSVGYTPTVSVDYTPTVSVDYTPTVSVDYTPTVSVGYTPTVSVGYTPTVSVGYTPTVSVGYTPTVSVGYTPTVSVGYTPTVSVGYTPTVSVGYTPTVSVGYTPTVSVGYTPTVSVGYTPTVSVGYTPTVSLGYTPTVSVGYTPTVSVGYTPTVSLGYTPTVSVGYTPTVSVGYTPTVSVGYTPTVSVGYTPTVSLGYTPTVSVGYTPTVSVGYTPTVSVGYTPTVSVGYTPTVSVGYTPTVSVGYTPTVSVGYTPTVSVGYTPTVSVGYTPTVSVGYTPTVSVGYTPTVSVGYTPTVSVGYTPTVSVGYTPTVSAR